From the genome of Thermosynechococcus sp. NK55a:
AGGAAATTGCCAAAATCATTGCCCAACTGCAACGGGCCAACAGTCCTGAACAGGTACAAGCCGCTCAAACTGCCTTGGCGCAGATTGAAAAAACCTACCTACCACCCCCCCGCCCGCTGGCTTTATTCCTCAACCGGGCGATCGCGTGCGTTTACCCCAATGGCAACAGGTGGGTGAAGTCCTCAGTGTCAGCCAGCAGGGGGATATTGTCGTCCAAGTGGGTTCCGTGAAATTTACTGTGCCGCCCCACGCCGTCGAGTCCCTTCAAGGGGAACCCGTACACACGCCGTCTAAGCCCAAGCCTAGCCCAGCTCCCTCCCCGCCAACTGCCCGCACAACAGCACCGGCCATCCGCACCGAGAGCCGTACCCTGGATCTGCGGGGCAAGCGTATCCATCAGGCGGAACCTCTCCTAGAGGAATTCCTCAACCGCCAGCAGGGAACCGTTTGGATTATCCACGGCCACGGCAGTGGTGCTCTACGCCGGTTTGTGCATCAATTTTTAGATCAGCACCCCAGCGTTCAAAGCTATCACCTTGCGCCTCCTGAAGAGGGTGGCCGGGGAGTAACAGTTGTGCAGTTATAGGAAAAAAGACCCATGCAGCAGCGGATTAAGGATATTCTTCACCAAGGTCAAGTGGGCGATCGCGTCACCGTCAAAGGCTGGGTGCGTACCAAACGCGAACTCAAGGAATGCACCTTTGTCAACCTTAACGATGGCTCAACCCTAGCCGGATTGCAGGTGGTCATTCCCAACACCCTTGCAGCCGCCACCCCAACCATCAAAGACCTGACCACCGGTGCCGCAGCGGAATTCACAGGCGAGCTGATGCGCTCCCCTGGCAAAAACCAAGCCATTGAACTCCATGCCCAGGAGATTCACCTTTGGGGCAGTGCCGATCCAGAAACCTATCCCCTGCAAAAGAAACGCCACAGCTTTGAATTTCTACGCACCATTGGTCATCTGCGACCACGAACCAATACCCTAGGCGCTGTGATGCGAGTGCGCAATGCCTGTGCCACTGCCATTCACCAATTCTTTCAGGAGCGGGGATTCCTCTGGGTGCATACCCCCATCATTACCGCCAGTGACTGCGAAGGGGCTGGGGAACTCTTTACTGTCACCACACTGGATTTAACCCAGCCGCCCAAAACCCCAGAGGGGAAGATTGACTTCAGTCAAGACTTTTTTGGCCGTCGTGCCTACCTCACCGTCAGTGGCCAACTGGAGGCAGAAATTATGGCCACAGCCTTTACCAACGTCTATACCTTTGGCCCCACCTTCCGCGCTGAAAACTCCAACACCTCGCGCCACCTTGCCGAGTTTTGGATGGTAGAGCCAGAGATGGCCTTCTGTGACCTCAGGGGGGATATGGAACTGGCGGAGGCCTTTTTGCAGTTTATCTTTCGCTATGTCCTTGACCACTGCCCAGAGGATATGGCCTTCTTTCAGGAGCGGATTGATAATAGCGTCATAGCCACTGCCGAACAGATGGCCACTCAACCCTTTGCCCGCCTCAGCTACAGTGAAGCGATTCAAGTCCTTGAAAAGAGCGGCCGTGCCTTTGAATTCCCGGTGGCTTGGGGACTAGACCTGCAATCGGAGCATGAGCGCTATCTTGCTGAGGAATACTGCCGACGCCCCGTAATTGTCTATGATTATCCCGCTGCCATCAAAGCCTTCTATATGCGCCTCAATGACGATGGCAAAACCGTGGCGGCAATGGATGTCCTCGCACCCAAAATTGGCGAGATCATTGGCGGCTCTCAGCGAGAAGAACGCTTTGATGTGTTGCAGGAGCGAATTGTGACCCAAGGCCTAGATCCTGCCCCCTACTGGTGGTACTTGGATTTGCGTCGCTATGGCAGTGTGCCCCACGCCGGCTTTGGCCTTGGGTTTGAGCGGCTCGTACAGTTTATGACGGGCATGGACAATATCCGCGATGTCATTCCCTTTCCACGGACGCCGGGCAATGCCGAGTTCTAGCCCAGGCGCGGCGGTTCGCCAAAGAGGATAATTGAGGTTTGCAGCTCTCGGATGACTTGGGTAGTGATGTCACTCACCGCCAGCCCACCTGCTGTGCCGCGCCGAATCGAACGCATTAAAACCAAGTCATAGAGTCCTGCTTCTTCGAGGATGGTCCTGGGAATATCACTACTAGCAACGGTTTTAATGTGCACGTCAAGGAGACTTGCTCCCTTAGCTTCCTGTAGAATCTGGCGCAAATCCTCCTCAAACTGCGCCATTTGTTCATAGGGTGTGTTTTGCAGGGCCACGTGCAGCAGCATCACCTTTGCTTGACTGGCACTGCCAAGGGCTTGGGCAAAACTAATAATCCGTAGAGTTCTTGGGCTGAGATCTCGGGTCGGCACCAAAATTGAACGGATATTCTCCGGATCATCCAATAGGCGAGTAATGGCCACAGGACAG
Proteins encoded in this window:
- the asnS gene encoding asparagine--tRNA ligase; protein product: MQQRIKDILHQGQVGDRVTVKGWVRTKRELKECTFVNLNDGSTLAGLQVVIPNTLAAATPTIKDLTTGAAAEFTGELMRSPGKNQAIELHAQEIHLWGSADPETYPLQKKRHSFEFLRTIGHLRPRTNTLGAVMRVRNACATAIHQFFQERGFLWVHTPIITASDCEGAGELFTVTTLDLTQPPKTPEGKIDFSQDFFGRRAYLTVSGQLEAEIMATAFTNVYTFGPTFRAENSNTSRHLAEFWMVEPEMAFCDLRGDMELAEAFLQFIFRYVLDHCPEDMAFFQERIDNSVIATAEQMATQPFARLSYSEAIQVLEKSGRAFEFPVAWGLDLQSEHERYLAEEYCRRPVIVYDYPAAIKAFYMRLNDDGKTVAAMDVLAPKIGEIIGGSQREERFDVLQERIVTQGLDPAPYWWYLDLRRYGSVPHAGFGLGFERLVQFMTGMDNIRDVIPFPRTPGNAEF